The Montipora foliosa isolate CH-2021 chromosome 1, ASM3666993v2, whole genome shotgun sequence genome has a window encoding:
- the LOC137981546 gene encoding uncharacterized protein, giving the protein MLETLYFKTVIPSVLYGVVVWGSGSKFKELEWIHIRAARLIHKLPKGMTDEDILARAGWMPLEYFYKFRILMITHKAFYNLDLEEINSLVVRTCKSYNLRKSLNILVNRPNTELGRNSFVHRAAIAWNSLSDSVRSFSNQTGFKNGLKQLKHTVMNITFEKDSSVVYKKHADFYYY; this is encoded by the coding sequence ATGCTAGAAACTCTGTACTTTAAGACTGTAATCCCAAGTGTCCTCTATGGGGTTGTGGTTTGGGGCTCTGGCTCCAAATTTAAAGAATTAGAATGGATACATATTAGAGCTGCTAGACTAATTCATAAGTTGCCAAAGGGCATGACTGATGAAGATATTTTAGCAAGAGCGGGGTGGATGcctcttgaatatttttataaatttcgtattttaatgATTACTCATAAGGCTTTTTATAATTTAGATTTAGAGGAAATAAATTCATTAGTTGTTAGGACCTGTAAGAGCTATAATCTTAGgaaatctttaaatattttagttaatagaCCAAACACTGAGCTCGGTCGTAATTCCTTTGTACACAGGGCTGCAATCGCCTGGAATTCCCTGTCTGATAGTGTAAGATCTTTTTCTAATCAAACAGGCTTTAAAAATGGACTGAAGCAGTTAAAACATACTGTTATGAatatcacttttgaaaaagacagCTCAGTAGTTTATAAAAAGCATGccgatttttattattattaa